A section of the Terriglobia bacterium genome encodes:
- the galU gene encoding UTP--glucose-1-phosphate uridylyltransferase GalU: protein MMRVRKAVFPAAGLGTRFLPATKAQPKEMLPLVDKPIIQYGVEEALAAGCDQIIIVTGRGKSAIEDHFDVSYELEKMLEEKGKTELLAVVRQISDMIHVAYVRQKEAMGLGHAVLMARELVGNEPFAVLLADDVIDAPTPCLRQMMEVFDATQSSVIATQVVDGPAISAYGVLDVKPADPRFGGNLFEINNMVEKPKPQDAPSNLAVIGRYILTPRIFEMLERTPLGAGGELQLTDGMRLLLQQEKMYGFRFEGKRHDTGDKLGFLKATVEFALKRPDMGDAFREYLKSLKL from the coding sequence GTGATGAGAGTCCGCAAAGCCGTTTTCCCTGCCGCCGGCCTGGGCACCCGCTTCCTGCCGGCCACCAAGGCCCAGCCCAAGGAGATGTTGCCCTTGGTGGACAAGCCCATCATCCAGTATGGCGTCGAGGAGGCACTCGCCGCCGGCTGCGACCAGATCATCATCGTCACTGGCCGCGGCAAGAGCGCCATCGAGGACCACTTCGACGTCAGCTACGAGCTGGAGAAGATGCTGGAGGAGAAGGGAAAGACCGAGCTCCTCGCCGTTGTCCGGCAGATCTCCGACATGATCCATGTCGCCTACGTGCGCCAGAAGGAGGCCATGGGTCTGGGCCACGCCGTTCTCATGGCCCGCGAGCTGGTCGGCAACGAGCCCTTCGCCGTACTCCTCGCCGACGACGTCATCGACGCCCCCACCCCCTGCCTAAGACAGATGATGGAGGTCTTCGACGCCACCCAGTCCTCCGTGATTGCTACACAAGTAGTAGATGGGCCGGCGATCTCTGCCTACGGCGTGCTCGACGTCAAGCCAGCCGACCCGCGCTTCGGCGGGAATCTCTTCGAGATCAACAACATGGTGGAAAAGCCGAAGCCGCAGGACGCGCCCTCCAACCTGGCCGTCATCGGACGCTACATCCTCACCCCGCGCATCTTCGAGATGCTCGAACGCACCCCGCTCGGCGCCGGAGGCGAACTCCAGCTCACCGACGGCATGCGCCTCTTGCTCCAGCAGGAAAAGATGTATGGATTCCGCTTCGAGGGAAAGCGCCACGACACCGGCGACAAGCTCGGCTTCCTGAAGGCGACCGTCGAGTTCGCCCTCAAGCGCCCCGACATGGGCGATGCGTTTCGGGAATACCTGAAATCACTGAAACTGTGA
- the purE gene encoding 5-(carboxyamino)imidazole ribonucleotide mutase — MAKPLVSIVMGSDSDMEIMREAGKALEEFGIPYEMDVTSAHRSPARTSEYARKAAGRGIKVIIAGAGGAAHLAGVIAAESTLPVLGVPIPSSALQGMDALLATVQMPAGIPVGTLAIGKAGATNAGILAAQILATSDPEITKKMHAHKEKLAKGVEEKSARLKGSQKQEPR; from the coding sequence ATGGCGAAACCACTGGTTTCCATCGTGATGGGTTCGGATTCGGACATGGAGATCATGCGCGAGGCGGGGAAGGCGCTGGAGGAGTTCGGCATCCCGTACGAGATGGACGTGACCTCGGCGCACCGCTCGCCGGCGCGCACCAGCGAGTACGCGCGCAAGGCGGCGGGGCGCGGGATCAAGGTGATCATCGCGGGAGCGGGCGGAGCCGCCCACCTGGCGGGGGTGATCGCGGCGGAGAGCACGCTGCCGGTGCTGGGCGTACCCATCCCCTCGTCGGCGCTGCAGGGAATGGACGCGCTGCTGGCGACGGTGCAGATGCCGGCGGGGATCCCGGTGGGCACGCTGGCCATCGGCAAGGCCGGGGCGACCAACGCCGGCATCCTGGCGGCGCAAATCCTGGCCACCAGCGACCCCGAGATCACAAAGAAGATGCACGCGCACAAGGAAAAGCTGGCAAAGGGCGTGGAAGAAAAATCAGCCAGGCTGAAGGGCTCGCAAAAACAGGAGCCACGATGA
- a CDS encoding DUF885 domain-containing protein yields MRNVFSRLVAAALIACCLTPAMAQTTRKPRTAKPPLAPEPTMSPWDKLVDQFFDDYYFPFHPTEGTSAGFHRYDAKLEDFSRKAVDDEIAAVKHMKARFEAFDASRLTPGQQADRDLVIARCDSRLLSLVEIRNWEKNPNRYSSNITNSAFVIMSRRFAPPEQRLKSLIARERQMPKALDEARANLKDPPEVFTKVAIQQLPGIIGFFQKDVPEAFSSVKDQKLLAEFKQANSEVIDALRNYRSWLEKDLLPRSKGDFRIGAENYRKKLLYDEMVDTPLDQLLKIGYDNLHQNQKAFEETAKKLDPDKTPQQLLDELGKDYPPPDRLLQTTSDLLTGLRDFLEKGRIVTVPSQVLPIVEETPPFARALTFASMDTPGPYEHVAKEAFFNVTLPEKDWDQKRVAGFMAQFNYNTLVSIAVHEAYPGHYTQFLWVPAAPSKVRKLLGCGSNAEGWAHYSEQMMLDEGYGDSPQAEKAVKEDKRALRLRLGQLQDALLRNARYIVGIEMHTGKMTFDQAIDFFVKEGYQPRAVGEVETKRGTSDPTYLVYTLGKLQILKLRDDYKKLRGDKFSLREFHDQFLKQGFPPVKIIRRAMLGNDSPVL; encoded by the coding sequence ATGAGAAACGTCTTCTCGCGGCTCGTCGCCGCTGCATTGATTGCCTGCTGTCTCACACCCGCTATGGCCCAAACCACCAGGAAACCCAGGACCGCGAAGCCACCGCTGGCCCCCGAACCCACTATGTCTCCCTGGGACAAGCTCGTGGACCAGTTCTTTGACGATTACTACTTCCCCTTCCATCCCACGGAAGGCACCTCCGCCGGCTTCCACCGCTACGACGCCAAGCTGGAAGACTTCTCCCGCAAGGCCGTCGACGACGAGATCGCCGCCGTCAAACACATGAAGGCGCGCTTCGAGGCCTTCGACGCCTCCAGGCTCACTCCCGGTCAGCAGGCCGACCGCGACCTGGTCATCGCACGCTGCGACTCCCGCCTGTTGTCCTTGGTGGAGATTCGGAATTGGGAGAAGAATCCCAACCGCTACTCCAGCAACATCACCAACAGCGCTTTCGTCATCATGAGCCGAAGATTCGCGCCGCCGGAGCAGCGCCTCAAGTCCCTCATCGCGCGCGAGCGCCAGATGCCCAAGGCCCTCGACGAGGCCCGCGCCAACCTCAAGGATCCGCCTGAGGTCTTCACCAAGGTCGCCATCCAGCAACTGCCCGGCATCATCGGATTCTTCCAGAAAGATGTCCCCGAAGCCTTCAGCTCGGTCAAGGACCAGAAGCTCCTGGCTGAATTCAAGCAGGCCAACTCCGAGGTCATCGACGCCCTGCGCAATTACCGGTCATGGCTGGAGAAGGACCTGCTGCCGCGATCTAAGGGCGATTTTCGCATCGGAGCCGAGAATTACCGCAAGAAGCTGCTCTACGACGAGATGGTGGACACCCCTCTCGACCAGCTCCTGAAGATCGGCTACGACAATCTTCACCAGAACCAGAAAGCGTTCGAGGAGACGGCGAAGAAGCTCGATCCCGACAAGACCCCGCAGCAGCTTCTCGACGAATTGGGCAAGGACTATCCGCCGCCCGACCGCCTGCTCCAGACCACAAGCGACCTGCTCACCGGCTTGCGCGATTTCCTGGAGAAGGGTCGGATCGTCACCGTCCCCTCCCAGGTGCTGCCCATCGTCGAAGAAACGCCGCCCTTCGCTCGCGCCCTCACCTTCGCCTCCATGGACACCCCCGGCCCCTACGAGCACGTCGCCAAGGAAGCCTTCTTCAACGTCACCTTGCCGGAGAAGGATTGGGATCAAAAGCGCGTCGCCGGATTCATGGCGCAGTTCAATTACAACACTCTGGTCTCGATCGCCGTGCACGAGGCCTATCCCGGCCACTACACGCAATTCCTCTGGGTGCCGGCAGCGCCGTCGAAGGTGCGCAAGCTGCTGGGCTGCGGCTCCAACGCCGAGGGCTGGGCTCACTACAGCGAGCAGATGATGCTCGACGAAGGCTACGGTGACTCGCCGCAGGCGGAAAAAGCCGTCAAGGAAGACAAGCGGGCGCTTCGCCTCCGCCTTGGCCAGTTACAGGACGCGCTGCTCCGTAACGCCCGTTACATCGTGGGCATCGAGATGCACACCGGCAAAATGACCTTCGACCAGGCGATCGATTTCTTCGTCAAGGAAGGCTACCAGCCGCGTGCCGTCGGAGAAGTCGAGACCAAGCGTGGCACCTCCGACCCGACGTACCTCGTCTACACGCTCGGCAAGCTCCAGATCCTCAAGCTCCGCGACGACTACAAGAAACTGCGCGGCGACAAGTTCAGCTTGCGGGAGTTCCACGACCAGTTCCTCAAGCAGGGATTCCCGCCGGTCAAGATCATCCGCCGCGCCATGTTGGGCAACGACAGCCCGGTGCTGTAA
- a CDS encoding anion transporter, which yields MPTHLPPIVVSDAQLAAAYAVFLGSYLVFAIGKFPGMKIDRPGAAIIGSAVLFAFRIIGPREAIAYIDFATIVLLFSMMLIVGNLRLAGFFDWVTEAIVRRLHPRHLLPTVIFTSGILSAFFVNDIVCLVMVPFVIGVTRRMGLRPLPYLLALATASNIGSVATITGNPQNMLIGSVSGIGYREFLWHLGPVAILGLLLDWAILHWLYRHDDISLPPLDDRRQASRTEPTRLRKAGIVIVFVLGGFLAGASPAMIAALGAALLLITRTVEPRRIYDEIDWGLLVFFIGLFLIVGGAEKSGIVDRLMALTRGWNLERVAPLTLVTALLSNVVSNVPAVMLLKSAVSRFANPHTAWLTLAMASTLAGNLTITGSVANMIVAERARPEVDITWRQYLRAGFPVALATIAMGAAWLWWID from the coding sequence TTGCCCACCCATCTTCCGCCGATCGTCGTTTCCGACGCGCAACTCGCCGCGGCCTACGCCGTCTTCCTCGGCAGCTACCTGGTCTTCGCCATCGGCAAGTTCCCCGGGATGAAGATCGACCGCCCCGGCGCCGCCATCATCGGCTCGGCGGTCCTCTTTGCCTTTCGCATCATCGGCCCCCGCGAGGCGATCGCGTACATCGACTTCGCCACTATCGTCCTGCTCTTCTCCATGATGCTCATCGTCGGCAACCTGCGCCTGGCCGGCTTTTTCGACTGGGTGACCGAAGCCATCGTCCGCCGCCTGCATCCGCGCCACCTGCTGCCCACGGTCATCTTTACTAGCGGCATCCTCTCCGCCTTCTTCGTCAACGACATCGTCTGCCTGGTGATGGTTCCTTTCGTCATCGGCGTCACCCGCCGCATGGGACTTCGCCCGCTGCCCTACCTGCTCGCCCTCGCTACCGCCTCGAACATCGGCAGCGTCGCCACCATCACCGGCAACCCCCAGAACATGCTCATCGGCTCCGTCTCCGGCATCGGATACCGCGAGTTCCTCTGGCACCTCGGCCCCGTCGCGATTCTTGGACTGCTGCTCGACTGGGCCATCCTCCACTGGCTTTACCGCCACGACGACATCTCCCTCCCGCCTCTCGACGACCGCCGCCAAGCCAGCCGCACCGAGCCCACCCGCCTGCGCAAGGCCGGCATCGTCATCGTCTTTGTCCTGGGCGGCTTCCTCGCCGGGGCGTCTCCTGCCATGATCGCCGCTCTTGGCGCAGCGCTCCTGCTCATCACCCGCACCGTGGAGCCCCGCCGCATCTACGACGAGATCGACTGGGGCCTGCTCGTCTTCTTTATCGGGCTGTTTCTGATCGTCGGCGGGGCAGAGAAGTCCGGCATCGTGGACCGCCTCATGGCCCTCACCCGCGGCTGGAACCTCGAGCGCGTCGCCCCCCTCACCCTCGTCACCGCCCTGCTCTCCAACGTCGTCAGCAATGTTCCCGCCGTGATGTTGCTCAAGTCCGCTGTCTCGCGTTTCGCCAACCCGCACACCGCCTGGCTCACGCTCGCCATGGCCAGCACCCTCGCCGGCAACCTGACCATCACCGGCTCGGTCGCCAACATGATCGTCGCCGAGCGCGCCCGCCCCGAGGTCGACATCACATGGCGCCAGTACCTCCGCGCCGGCTTTCCCGTCGCCCTCGCCACCATCGCCATGGGTGCCGCCTGGCTCTGGTGGATTGACTAG
- the acnA gene encoding aconitate hydratase AcnA, with amino-acid sequence MQNSFGSRSTLRVGDKEYEIHRIDALDKQGISTTQLPFSLRILLENLLRTENGRSVTPDDIRSLAAWDAAAAPSTEIAFTPSRVLLQDFTGVPAVVDLAAMRDAMKTMGGDANLINPLSPAELVIDHSVQVDEFGTPQAMDINAALEFQRNRERYEFLRWGQSAFRNFRVVPPDMGIVHQVNLEYLAHVVFVKENGKPIAYPDTLVGTDSHTTMINGLGVLGWGVGGIEAEAALLGQPVSMLIPNVVGFKLTGQLREGSTATDLVLTVTEMLRKKGVVGKFVEYFGPGLDNLPLADRATIANMSPEYGATCGIFPVDDETIRFLRFTGRPPELIALVEAYCKEQGLFRTKGAPEAKYSDMLALDLSTVEPSIAGPKRPQDRVALFNSKTNFQQALPSLLKPNAKKTAGDGKLHNGSVVIAAITSCTNTSNPSVMVAAGILAKKAVEKGLSTKPWVKTSLAPGSRVVTEYYKRAGLTPFLDQLKFNTVGYGCTTCIGNSGPLPADVSKEIQDKDLVAVSVLSGNRNFEGRINAEVRANYLMSPPLVVAFALAGRIDIDLANEPLGNGKDGKPVFLKDIWPTQREVSDTIQKALGSDMFQKNYSEVFAGDERWKNLKVPTGDTFAWDAKSTYVKHPPYFEDMPHTPPPVNDIKGGRVLLKLGHSITTDHISPAGSIKPDSPAGKYLIGHGVDIKDFNSYGSRRGNHEVMVRGTFANVRLRNQIAPGTEGGWTRHLPDGETMTVFDASVKYQQEGVPLFVLAGKEYGSGSSRDWAAKGPRLLGIRAVIAESYERIHRSNLVGMGIVPLEFLGGATADSLGLTGEESYEIVGLKELIENNFATGREVTVRAAGPAGVKEFRALVRIDTPQETLYYRHGGILQYVLRQLLAGKPKVAVATAG; translated from the coding sequence ATGCAGAACAGTTTTGGAAGCCGCTCCACCCTCCGCGTCGGCGACAAGGAATACGAGATCCACCGCATCGACGCGCTCGACAAGCAGGGCATTTCCACCACTCAGTTGCCCTTCTCGCTCCGCATCCTGCTCGAGAACCTGCTGCGCACCGAGAACGGCCGCTCCGTCACCCCGGACGACATCCGCTCTCTTGCTGCCTGGGACGCCGCCGCGGCCCCCAGCACCGAGATCGCCTTCACTCCCAGCCGCGTGCTCTTGCAGGACTTCACCGGCGTTCCCGCGGTGGTGGACCTGGCCGCCATGCGCGACGCCATGAAGACGATGGGCGGCGACGCCAATCTCATCAACCCGCTCTCCCCCGCCGAGCTGGTCATCGACCACTCCGTACAGGTGGACGAGTTCGGCACCCCGCAGGCTATGGACATCAACGCCGCCCTCGAGTTCCAGCGCAACCGCGAGCGCTACGAGTTTCTCCGCTGGGGACAATCCGCCTTCCGCAATTTCCGCGTGGTTCCGCCCGACATGGGCATCGTCCACCAGGTCAACCTCGAGTACCTGGCGCACGTCGTCTTCGTGAAGGAGAACGGCAAGCCGATCGCCTATCCCGACACCCTGGTCGGCACCGACTCACACACCACCATGATCAACGGCCTGGGCGTGCTGGGATGGGGCGTCGGCGGAATCGAAGCCGAGGCCGCTCTTCTCGGCCAGCCTGTCTCCATGCTGATCCCGAACGTCGTCGGCTTCAAGCTGACCGGACAGTTGCGCGAGGGCTCCACCGCCACCGACCTTGTGCTCACCGTCACCGAGATGCTGCGCAAGAAGGGCGTCGTGGGCAAGTTCGTCGAGTACTTCGGCCCCGGGCTGGACAACCTGCCGCTCGCCGACCGCGCCACCATCGCCAATATGTCCCCCGAGTACGGCGCCACCTGCGGTATCTTCCCCGTGGACGACGAGACCATCCGCTTCCTGCGCTTCACCGGACGCCCGCCCGAGCTCATCGCCCTGGTCGAGGCCTACTGCAAGGAGCAGGGCCTCTTCCGTACCAAGGGCGCGCCCGAAGCGAAGTACTCCGACATGCTCGCGCTCGATCTCTCGACGGTCGAGCCCAGCATCGCCGGTCCCAAGCGCCCCCAGGACCGGGTCGCGCTGTTCAATTCCAAGACCAACTTCCAGCAGGCGCTGCCTTCGCTGCTGAAGCCCAACGCCAAGAAGACCGCGGGCGACGGCAAGCTGCACAACGGCTCGGTCGTGATCGCCGCCATCACCAGTTGCACCAACACCTCGAATCCCTCGGTGATGGTCGCCGCCGGCATCCTCGCCAAGAAAGCGGTCGAGAAGGGCCTCTCCACCAAACCCTGGGTGAAGACGTCGCTGGCTCCGGGTTCGCGCGTCGTCACCGAGTACTACAAGCGCGCCGGACTCACGCCCTTCCTCGATCAGCTCAAGTTCAACACCGTCGGCTACGGATGCACCACCTGCATCGGCAACTCCGGCCCGCTCCCGGCCGACGTCTCCAAAGAGATTCAGGACAAGGACCTGGTCGCCGTCTCCGTGCTCAGCGGCAACCGCAACTTCGAAGGCCGCATCAACGCCGAAGTCCGCGCCAACTACCTCATGTCGCCGCCGCTGGTGGTCGCCTTCGCCCTGGCCGGCCGCATCGACATCGATCTCGCCAACGAGCCCCTCGGCAACGGTAAGGATGGCAAGCCGGTCTTCTTGAAAGACATCTGGCCGACGCAGCGCGAAGTCTCCGACACCATCCAGAAAGCCCTCGGTTCCGACATGTTCCAGAAGAACTACTCCGAGGTCTTCGCCGGCGACGAGCGCTGGAAGAACCTGAAGGTGCCGACCGGCGACACCTTTGCGTGGGATGCCAAGTCCACCTACGTCAAGCACCCGCCCTACTTCGAGGACATGCCGCACACGCCCCCGCCCGTCAACGACATCAAGGGCGGGCGCGTGCTGCTCAAGCTCGGCCACAGCATCACCACCGACCACATCTCCCCAGCCGGATCCATCAAGCCCGACAGCCCGGCCGGCAAGTACCTCATCGGCCACGGCGTGGACATCAAGGACTTCAACTCCTACGGCTCACGCCGCGGCAATCACGAAGTCATGGTGCGCGGAACGTTCGCCAATGTCCGCCTGCGCAACCAGATCGCTCCCGGCACCGAGGGCGGATGGACCCGCCACCTCCCCGACGGCGAGACCATGACCGTCTTCGACGCTTCCGTGAAATACCAGCAGGAAGGCGTGCCCCTCTTCGTCCTCGCCGGCAAGGAATACGGCTCCGGATCCTCGCGCGACTGGGCCGCCAAGGGACCTCGCCTGCTCGGCATCCGCGCCGTCATCGCCGAATCCTACGAGCGCATCCACCGCTCCAACCTGGTTGGCATGGGCATCGTCCCCCTGGAGTTCCTGGGCGGCGCCACCGCCGACTCCCTCGGCCTTACCGGCGAGGAGTCTTACGAGATCGTCGGCCTCAAGGAGCTTATCGAGAACAATTTCGCCACCGGACGCGAGGTCACGGTGCGCGCCGCTGGGCCTGCCGGCGTTAAGGAGTTCCGCGCCCTGGTGCGCATCGACACCCCGCAGGAAACCCTCTACTACCGTCACGGGGGCATCTTGCAGTACGTCCTGCGCCAGTTGCTCGCCGGTAAACCCAAAGTCGCGGTCGCAACCGCCGGCTGA
- the purD gene encoding phosphoribosylamine--glycine ligase: MKILVIGSGGREHALVWKLGQSRRVKQLYCVPGNGGICRDAECVPGDVKSVDALLAVANQVRPDLTVVGPELPLALGVADEFAKRGFAVFGPTAAAAQLESSKGFAKEFMQRHHIPTAHYAICKSTDEVKKGLPLFKTPIVVKADGLAAGKGVVIVSTKEEAASVAAEMLSGKMLGEAGSQVVLEECLEGEELSFLVMSDGERVVPLVAAQDHKRVGENDTGPNTGGMGAYSTNALLDPKMQDWLIAHIAKPVVAGMAAEGHPYKGILYCGLMMTARGPMVLEFNCRFGDPETQPILMRMESDLVDALEAAIAGRASEGDFRWSADAAVCVVLASGGYPGAYEQGKKINGLDEAAKVEGATVFHAGTTSRDGALYTAGGRVLGVTARGADLDTALARAYEAVDRIQFEGMHYRKDIAARALRQKASK, from the coding sequence ATGAAGATCCTGGTCATCGGAAGCGGCGGACGCGAACACGCGCTGGTGTGGAAGCTGGGGCAGTCCCGGCGGGTGAAACAGCTCTACTGCGTCCCGGGGAATGGCGGTATCTGCCGCGATGCGGAGTGCGTGCCGGGCGACGTGAAGAGCGTGGACGCGCTGCTGGCGGTGGCCAACCAGGTGAGGCCTGACCTGACGGTGGTGGGGCCGGAACTACCGCTGGCGCTGGGCGTGGCGGACGAGTTCGCGAAGCGCGGGTTCGCGGTGTTCGGGCCGACGGCGGCGGCGGCGCAGTTGGAGTCGAGCAAGGGCTTTGCCAAGGAATTCATGCAGCGCCACCACATCCCCACGGCGCACTACGCGATCTGCAAATCCACCGACGAGGTGAAGAAGGGGCTGCCGCTGTTCAAGACCCCGATCGTGGTCAAGGCGGACGGGCTGGCAGCGGGCAAGGGCGTAGTCATCGTCTCCACAAAAGAGGAAGCGGCCAGCGTCGCGGCGGAGATGCTCAGCGGGAAGATGCTGGGCGAGGCAGGGTCACAGGTGGTGCTGGAGGAGTGCCTGGAGGGCGAAGAGCTGTCGTTCCTGGTGATGAGCGACGGGGAGCGGGTGGTGCCGCTGGTGGCGGCGCAGGACCATAAGCGCGTGGGCGAGAACGACACCGGCCCCAATACTGGCGGGATGGGCGCGTACTCGACGAATGCGCTGCTCGACCCCAAGATGCAGGACTGGCTGATCGCGCATATTGCGAAGCCGGTGGTGGCGGGCATGGCGGCCGAGGGGCATCCGTACAAGGGCATCCTTTACTGCGGGCTGATGATGACGGCGCGCGGGCCGATGGTGCTGGAGTTCAACTGCCGCTTCGGCGACCCGGAGACGCAGCCCATCCTGATGCGCATGGAATCCGACCTGGTGGACGCGCTCGAGGCGGCGATCGCGGGCCGTGCGAGCGAGGGCGACTTCCGCTGGTCGGCGGATGCGGCGGTGTGCGTGGTGCTGGCGTCGGGCGGATATCCCGGGGCATACGAGCAAGGGAAGAAGATCAACGGATTGGACGAAGCGGCGAAAGTCGAGGGCGCCACCGTGTTTCACGCGGGAACCACAAGCCGAGACGGGGCACTCTACACGGCGGGCGGGCGAGTGCTGGGCGTGACGGCGCGCGGTGCAGACCTGGATACGGCATTGGCGCGAGCGTACGAGGCGGTGGACCGGATCCAGTTCGAGGGCATGCATTACCGCAAGGACATCGCAGCGCGGGCGCTGCGCCAGAAGGCTTCCAAATAA